The following are encoded together in the Kineosporiaceae bacterium genome:
- a CDS encoding GNAT family N-acetyltransferase, translated as MELREGPVSLRPLRRRDAKRWRAVRSTNIAWLAPWEATHPEAGEAAPSFTQMVRAFTREAKAGRMLPFAVILDGELVGQLTVAGITWGSLRSGHIGYWVDRSVAGRGVIPTAVALAADHCFFTVGLHRVEVNIRPENQASLRVAQKLGFRPEGIRRRFLHIDGDWRDHATFALTREEVPDGLMPRWRTLMEDRQAEGLSGGLGVDPRQSSVLSRQSQQLPPDSAATHR; from the coding sequence GTGGAGCTCAGGGAGGGGCCGGTGAGCCTGCGACCGCTGCGTCGCCGGGACGCCAAGCGGTGGCGCGCCGTCCGCTCGACCAACATCGCCTGGCTCGCCCCCTGGGAGGCGACTCACCCGGAAGCCGGTGAGGCGGCGCCGAGCTTCACGCAGATGGTGCGGGCCTTCACGCGTGAGGCCAAGGCGGGGCGCATGCTGCCCTTCGCCGTGATCCTCGATGGCGAGCTGGTCGGGCAGCTCACCGTTGCCGGAATCACTTGGGGCTCATTGCGTTCGGGCCATATCGGGTACTGGGTCGATCGATCCGTGGCCGGCCGCGGGGTGATCCCGACGGCGGTGGCGCTGGCTGCCGATCACTGCTTCTTCACCGTGGGGCTGCATCGGGTCGAGGTCAACATCCGGCCCGAGAATCAGGCCAGTCTGCGGGTGGCGCAGAAGCTCGGATTTCGGCCCGAGGGCATTCGCCGACGGTTCCTGCACATCGACGGTGACTGGCGCGATCACGCCACCTTCGCCCTCACGCGGGAGGAGGTTCCCGACGGTCTGATGCCGCGGTGGCGGACCTTGATGGAGGACCGTCAGGCGGAGGGGCTGTCCGGTGGGTTGGGTGTCGATCCTCGCCAGTCGTCCGTCCTGTCACGCCAGTCACAGCAGTTACCACCAGACTCTGCAGCGACACACCGCTGA